The following proteins are co-located in the Ruminococcaceae bacterium KH2T8 genome:
- a CDS encoding Flavodoxin: MGKTLIAYYSRAGENIANGMTVMLSEGNTEVAAKYISEFVEADMFRIEQAVPYSDNYTDCTAQAKLDQSTNARPELKASLESIADYDTIYLGFPNYWGTMPMAVFTFLEQFDFTGKKIKPFVTHEGSGFGTAVEDITKICQGAEIAEGLAIHGADVKGYRFSIRRWCSK; the protein is encoded by the coding sequence ATGGGAAAGACACTGATCGCATATTATTCAAGAGCAGGTGAGAATATCGCCAACGGCATGACCGTGATGCTCTCGGAAGGAAACACCGAGGTCGCCGCCAAGTATATAAGCGAGTTCGTTGAGGCGGATATGTTCAGGATCGAACAGGCGGTCCCCTATTCGGATAACTATACTGATTGTACGGCTCAGGCTAAGCTCGATCAGAGCACGAATGCCCGTCCCGAGCTCAAGGCTTCATTAGAAAGTATCGCCGATTACGATACGATCTATCTGGGCTTTCCTAATTACTGGGGAACGATGCCCATGGCGGTATTTACATTCCTTGAGCAGTTTGACTTTACGGGAAAGAAGATAAAGCCTTTCGTAACTCACGAAGGAAGCGGATTCGGAACCGCAGTGGAAGATATCACTAAGATCTGTCAGGGCGCCGAGATCGCGGAAGGTCTTGCTATCCACGGGGCGGATGTAAAAGGATACAGGTTCTCGATAAGGAGATGGTGCAGTAAATGA
- a CDS encoding cation diffusion facilitator family transporter has protein sequence MNDRERTIVRTGVIGIVANVLLAAFKAFVGVLSNSIAITLDAVNNLSDAMSSTITIIGTKLAGKKPDKKHPMGHGRIEYISAAVIAMIILYAGFTSLIESVKKIIDPVEAEYGTLSLVVIGVAIFVKIILGTFVKKTGEKVNSDALKASGKDALFDAIISASTLLAAIFYICTGIGIEAYLGAVISLLIIKAGIDMLRETLSQILGERVNSELTNEIKKTIRGVEGVHGAYDLILHNYGPDRYLASVHIEVDEHMTAAQIDAVTREIQHAVLEAHQVIITTVGIYADNTSDDEINQMRNEIYHIVRSHDNVLQIHGFFVDKEKKRISLDYIMDFAADDLKGEYGRIYDEIKARYPDFDLRLNLDVNVSD, from the coding sequence ATGAATGACAGAGAGAGGACAATAGTACGGACCGGTGTCATAGGTATCGTAGCTAATGTGCTCCTTGCAGCGTTCAAGGCATTTGTAGGAGTGCTCTCGAATTCTATCGCCATCACGCTCGATGCGGTAAATAACTTAAGTGACGCGATGTCGTCGACGATCACCATAATCGGTACCAAGCTCGCAGGCAAGAAGCCCGATAAGAAGCACCCGATGGGTCACGGAAGGATCGAGTATATAAGTGCTGCCGTCATCGCCATGATCATCCTCTATGCAGGTTTTACTTCGCTCATCGAATCGGTAAAGAAGATAATCGATCCCGTTGAAGCCGAGTACGGAACTCTTTCGCTCGTAGTTATCGGCGTTGCGATCTTCGTAAAGATAATACTCGGAACATTCGTCAAGAAGACTGGCGAAAAGGTCAATTCGGATGCGCTGAAGGCATCGGGAAAAGATGCGCTCTTTGATGCGATCATCTCGGCTTCCACTCTCCTTGCCGCGATCTTCTATATCTGTACGGGAATCGGTATCGAGGCATATCTTGGTGCAGTCATCTCGCTTTTGATCATCAAGGCGGGTATCGATATGCTCAGGGAGACATTGAGCCAGATCCTGGGCGAAAGGGTAAACAGTGAGCTTACAAATGAGATAAAGAAAACGATCCGCGGCGTAGAAGGTGTGCACGGAGCGTATGATCTGATCCTTCATAATTACGGTCCCGACAGATATCTGGCATCCGTTCATATCGAGGTCGACGAGCACATGACCGCGGCTCAGATCGATGCGGTAACCAGAGAGATACAGCATGCCGTTCTCGAGGCTCATCAGGTCATCATAACGACTGTCGGTATCTATGCCGATAACACCAGTGACGATGAGATCAATCAGATGAGAAATGAGATCTACCATATCGTAAGATCCCACGACAACGTCCTGCAGATCCACGGTTTCTTCGTAGATAAGGAAAAGAAGAGGATAAGTCTTGATTACATCATGGACTTCGCGGCGGACGACCTCAAAGGTGAATACGGTAGGATCTACGATGAGATCAAAGCCAGATATCCCGATTTTGACTTGAGGCTCAATCTCGACGTTAACGTCAGCGACTGA
- a CDS encoding EAL domain, c-di-GMP-specific phosphodiesterase class I (or its enzymatically inactive variant), with protein MFTFGRLVRIVNELAMDYHIVSYGSGMSFGSYGHPIDRVMKNKEENKYKLPKIHVVGPIITYTLLFLMAIGVIWYIVLLFGRYAISVRTESEKDNTVYWADLYANASDDSKEDILQKLSRQGRSYCITDADGNIITSSGDITCVGYSESAGTINLKTNPLGGSVMVAFEDDEYPEDSVVINDPFYSEGYIFLDKGNEFLYIAEGDLNLDIFRLLRSKNAFDDLFLKKNSINIPFWTGTDIGDTGEILIISCSATMNYKDFSSIFLAVAFSLAIALLLFIILISNIIGNFSASRKLKKLMFRDNITTNRNWFWFAIKSKAILENFSNRTKTFAVVELVFIKYRNFVLCHSVREGNDILREVDSQIRKSISRKELCAHSSSNGFPMLLEVKDEEDARSRLQALISSLEKISSNHKLAFRAGVYVIKPESILVRGKYGKLTADIDQLYNNASAAGASISGSDESGIAFFDDKLVDQEKWADYVQERQRPALENEEFLVYYQPKYDPRNDEIRGAEALVRWQTEDMGLVPPGKFIPIFENNGFITEIDHYMLRHVARDQKRWLDEGRKCVPVSVNVSRAHFIEDDLADQIRAIVDEEGAPHELIEIELTESAFFDDQKAMLKTIGDLKSYGFAVSMDDFGSGYSSLNSLKDMPLDILKLDAGFFRGSEDDERSKKVVSEAIKLAKCLDMKTVAEGVEEKGQVDFLASEGCDMIQGYYYAKPMPKEEYEMRI; from the coding sequence ATGTTTACTTTTGGACGCCTCGTCCGCATTGTTAACGAGTTAGCCATGGATTATCATATAGTCAGTTATGGGTCAGGGATGTCCTTTGGAAGTTACGGACATCCGATTGATAGGGTTATGAAGAACAAGGAAGAGAACAAATATAAGCTCCCGAAGATACATGTCGTTGGGCCGATAATTACGTATACGCTTTTGTTCCTGATGGCGATCGGAGTCATCTGGTATATCGTCCTTCTTTTCGGGCGGTATGCAATCTCCGTAAGGACTGAATCCGAGAAGGACAATACCGTATACTGGGCAGATCTTTATGCCAATGCTTCGGATGATTCCAAAGAGGATATACTCCAAAAGCTCTCTAGGCAGGGACGATCTTACTGCATCACGGATGCGGACGGTAATATCATCACTTCGAGTGGCGATATCACCTGTGTAGGTTATTCCGAATCTGCAGGGACGATAAATCTCAAGACAAATCCTCTGGGAGGATCGGTAATGGTCGCTTTCGAGGATGACGAGTATCCCGAAGACAGCGTAGTGATAAATGATCCGTTTTACAGTGAAGGATACATCTTTCTCGATAAGGGTAATGAGTTCCTGTACATAGCGGAAGGTGACCTTAATCTTGATATCTTCAGGCTCTTACGTTCGAAAAATGCATTTGATGATCTCTTTTTGAAGAAGAATTCCATCAATATACCGTTCTGGACCGGAACGGATATCGGAGACACGGGAGAGATCCTGATCATCAGCTGCTCTGCGACGATGAACTATAAGGATTTCTCGAGCATATTCCTGGCGGTCGCATTTTCGCTCGCGATCGCACTGCTTCTCTTTATCATCTTGATCAGCAATATCATCGGTAACTTCTCTGCTTCCCGAAAGCTCAAAAAGCTCATGTTCAGAGACAATATCACGACTAACCGCAACTGGTTCTGGTTCGCGATAAAGAGCAAGGCGATCCTTGAGAATTTCAGCAACAGAACGAAGACTTTCGCGGTCGTGGAGCTGGTATTTATCAAGTACAGGAATTTCGTCCTTTGCCATTCGGTAAGGGAAGGAAATGATATCCTGCGTGAGGTCGACTCTCAGATTCGAAAGTCGATAAGCAGGAAGGAACTTTGTGCGCACAGTTCCTCAAACGGATTCCCCATGCTCCTTGAAGTCAAGGATGAAGAGGATGCAAGATCCAGGCTTCAGGCGCTTATCTCGTCTCTTGAAAAGATATCGTCGAACCATAAGCTCGCATTCAGGGCGGGTGTCTATGTCATAAAGCCCGAGAGCATACTGGTAAGAGGAAAGTACGGCAAGCTCACTGCCGATATCGATCAGCTCTATAACAATGCAAGTGCCGCCGGAGCCTCGATCTCGGGGAGCGACGAATCGGGTATCGCATTCTTCGACGATAAGCTCGTTGATCAGGAAAAGTGGGCCGACTATGTTCAGGAGAGGCAAAGACCTGCTCTTGAGAATGAGGAATTCCTCGTTTATTACCAGCCGAAATATGACCCCAGAAACGACGAGATCAGGGGTGCCGAAGCGCTCGTAAGATGGCAGACCGAAGATATGGGTCTCGTGCCTCCCGGGAAGTTCATTCCGATATTTGAAAATAACGGATTCATAACCGAGATAGATCACTATATGTTGAGACACGTCGCAAGGGATCAGAAGCGCTGGCTCGACGAGGGCAGAAAGTGTGTTCCCGTTTCGGTCAATGTATCCAGGGCGCACTTTATCGAGGATGACCTGGCAGACCAGATCAGGGCTATCGTTGATGAGGAGGGAGCTCCTCACGAACTTATCGAGATAGAGCTTACCGAGAGTGCTTTCTTTGATGATCAGAAGGCGATGCTCAAGACGATAGGAGATCTTAAGTCATACGGATTCGCAGTCTCGATGGATGACTTCGGATCGGGTTATTCGTCACTTAATTCGTTGAAGGATATGCCGCTTGATATCCTGAAGCTCGATGCGGGATTCTTCAGGGGCAGTGAAGATGACGAGAGGTCAAAGAAAGTCGTATCTGAGGCGATCAAACTCGCCAAGTGTCTTGATATGAAGACGGTAGCAGAAGGTGTCGAGGAGAAGGGTCAGGTAGATTTCCTCGCATCGGAGGGCTGCGACATGATCCAGGGCTACTACTATGCAAAGCCGATGCCCAAGGAAGAGTATGAGATGAGGATCTGA
- a CDS encoding 6-phosphofructokinase has product MSRLLYDENNLPDISTLKAANYDNIDLNEVEPVKRIGILTSGGDAPGMNATIRSVVRAGTNSGLEVYGITRGYHGLWKGEISPIGMRDVSETLQRGGTFLMTARSKTFQTDEGVLKGARMMEVYGLDALIVSGGDGSFKGARALARIGIPVIGIPGTIDNDIGCTDYTIGYDTAMNTAMDCIDKLRDTASSHERCSVIEVMGRRAGYIALNVGIATGAEVILIPEVPFDFNKDVVRVILDGRNKGKKHYIVIVAEGCGTATDIAAKIEEQTGIESRPTILGHLQRGGSPTLRDRTTASLMGVHAIDCLLNKKFNRIIVEKNGVITDVDIEEGLATTKTIPQSDIDNAKRLS; this is encoded by the coding sequence ATGTCCAGACTTCTGTATGATGAGAATAATCTTCCCGATATAAGCACACTCAAGGCTGCTAATTACGATAATATCGATCTTAACGAGGTCGAGCCCGTAAAGAGGATCGGTATCCTTACGAGCGGCGGTGATGCTCCCGGAATGAATGCTACCATCAGATCGGTAGTCAGAGCCGGTACAAATTCGGGACTTGAGGTCTACGGTATCACAAGAGGATATCACGGACTCTGGAAGGGTGAGATCTCTCCCATCGGAATGAGAGATGTATCCGAGACATTGCAGAGAGGCGGAACATTCCTCATGACTGCAAGATCCAAGACATTCCAGACTGACGAGGGTGTACTTAAGGGCGCACGCATGATGGAGGTCTACGGACTCGATGCTCTCATCGTCAGCGGCGGTGACGGATCCTTCAAGGGTGCGAGAGCTCTTGCAAGAATCGGCATCCCCGTGATCGGTATCCCCGGTACGATCGATAACGATATCGGATGTACGGACTATACCATCGGTTATGACACGGCCATGAATACGGCTATGGACTGCATCGATAAGCTTCGTGATACGGCATCTTCCCACGAGCGCTGTAGCGTTATCGAGGTAATGGGAAGAAGAGCAGGCTACATCGCCCTTAACGTAGGTATCGCTACGGGTGCCGAAGTAATCCTCATCCCCGAGGTTCCTTTCGACTTCAATAAGGACGTTGTAAGAGTGATCCTTGACGGTCGTAACAAGGGTAAGAAGCACTACATCGTTATCGTAGCAGAGGGCTGCGGCACGGCAACCGATATCGCGGCAAAGATAGAAGAGCAGACAGGCATCGAGTCTCGTCCTACGATCCTCGGTCACCTGCAGAGAGGCGGTTCTCCCACGCTCCGTGACAGAACAACGGCAAGCCTTATGGGTGTACACGCCATCGACTGCCTGCTCAACAAGAAATTCAACAGGATTATAGTAGAGAAGAACGGCGTTATCACCGATGTCGATATAGAGGAAGGTCTTGCGACCACTAAGACGATCCCGCAGAGCGATATCGATAATGCTAAACGTCTCTCATAA
- a CDS encoding DNA mismatch repair protein MutS2 — protein sequence MYRYTTFEEEAERKKIRGRVLSVLEFDKVINELTGLARTPYGRGLAEALVPTTDHSVVTESLSDTEEAFTYINKYGPLPLGSLPDITDVLSYTKAGGVLTMRSLLDVAIFLRGVAALKKIVSGEHADMYETNLFASINALDAVEKLEKEISFAIVSEDEMNDRASDTLYSIRREKKDLAQSIRVLLDRVIRNNEEILQEAIITMRGERYCVPVKAEHKGKLPGIVHDTSSTGQTVFVEPMAVVEANNKIRELVSMEKAEIERILEDLTDMVKRSRGELKSDISLIACIDLASSKAELAIKMNAVKPALNDEGKIRLIKARHPLIDPERVVPVDIINGIDYRTLVITGPNTGGKTVSLKTCGLLTLMTMAGLMIPAATGSEIAVFDRVLADIGDEQSIEQSLSTFSAHMSNIVFILKNVRGRSLVLLDELGSGTDPAEGAALAVAVLDDLFEKGCVTMATTHYKELKAYAITTEGVQNAACEFDTDTLSPTYRLKIGMPGVSNAFVISRKLGLPRRIIEDATARLSEEEMSFERLLADAEANSKEAARLKEENLKLNEELSSKVAELENERKALKASKTKILNDMRAEQKALLEEKQEELDEEIRRIKKRAKKSSEEDAAEELDKIRRRLRAGVRDLRSDDEDDKLEAVSLPGEAPKSVKEGEQYFVPHLNFVGTVTAAPNGRNKKVRISSGIMTYTVELEQLRMPTAAQKEKPAEDKGKTRRDRPVAYKASSANKMRMEKSQTVMPEVMLLGKTVAEAESALDTYIDDCQLAGIREIRIVHGKGTGALRSAVDTMLRGDVRVKSHRLGTIGEGDDGVTIATLN from the coding sequence ATGTATAGATACACTACTTTCGAAGAAGAAGCAGAACGAAAGAAGATCAGGGGCAGGGTATTAAGTGTCCTTGAATTCGACAAAGTCATAAATGAACTTACAGGCTTGGCGAGGACTCCCTATGGCAGGGGCCTCGCCGAAGCTCTTGTTCCGACTACCGATCATTCGGTGGTAACGGAATCCTTATCCGATACGGAGGAAGCATTCACATACATAAATAAGTACGGCCCTCTGCCGCTCGGGTCTTTGCCCGATATCACGGATGTGCTGTCTTATACGAAGGCGGGCGGAGTATTGACTATGCGCTCGCTTCTTGATGTTGCGATATTCCTTCGCGGAGTCGCGGCGTTAAAGAAGATCGTCTCGGGCGAACATGCCGATATGTATGAGACTAATCTCTTTGCGTCGATCAATGCCCTCGATGCGGTCGAGAAGCTCGAGAAGGAGATAAGCTTTGCGATCGTAAGCGAAGACGAGATGAATGACCGCGCGAGTGACACTCTCTATTCGATCAGAAGAGAGAAGAAGGATCTTGCTCAGAGCATCAGAGTACTCCTCGACAGGGTCATCAGGAACAATGAAGAGATCCTGCAGGAAGCCATCATCACGATGCGAGGCGAGCGCTATTGTGTACCGGTAAAGGCGGAACATAAGGGAAAGCTCCCGGGTATCGTTCACGACACATCCTCCACGGGCCAGACTGTATTTGTCGAGCCCATGGCCGTAGTTGAAGCGAATAACAAGATAAGAGAGCTCGTATCGATGGAGAAAGCCGAGATCGAGCGTATTCTCGAAGATCTTACCGATATGGTAAAGCGCTCGAGGGGAGAGCTGAAGTCGGATATCTCCCTTATCGCCTGTATCGACCTTGCTTCGTCCAAGGCCGAGCTCGCCATAAAGATGAATGCGGTAAAGCCCGCTCTTAATGACGAGGGCAAGATAAGGCTCATCAAGGCAAGGCATCCTCTTATCGATCCCGAGAGAGTAGTCCCCGTGGATATCATCAACGGTATCGACTACAGGACGCTCGTTATCACGGGTCCTAATACCGGCGGTAAGACGGTATCCTTAAAGACTTGCGGACTCTTAACGCTCATGACGATGGCAGGCCTCATGATCCCCGCAGCTACGGGTTCGGAGATCGCGGTATTCGACAGAGTGCTTGCCGATATCGGTGACGAGCAGAGCATCGAGCAGAGCCTTTCGACTTTCTCGGCTCACATGTCCAATATCGTATTTATCCTGAAGAACGTCCGCGGCAGATCGCTCGTTCTCTTAGATGAGCTCGGTTCGGGAACTGACCCGGCAGAAGGTGCGGCGCTCGCAGTCGCAGTACTTGACGATCTGTTTGAGAAGGGTTGTGTCACGATGGCTACGACTCACTATAAGGAGCTCAAGGCTTATGCGATTACTACCGAGGGCGTGCAGAATGCTGCGTGCGAATTCGATACCGATACTTTATCGCCTACCTACAGGCTCAAGATCGGTATGCCGGGCGTAAGTAATGCTTTCGTTATCTCGCGAAAGCTCGGTCTTCCCAGGAGGATAATCGAAGATGCCACGGCAAGGCTCTCCGAGGAGGAAATGTCTTTCGAGCGACTTCTGGCCGATGCAGAAGCGAACAGCAAGGAAGCCGCAAGACTTAAGGAAGAGAACTTAAAGCTCAACGAAGAACTCTCATCCAAGGTCGCAGAACTCGAGAATGAGCGAAAGGCATTAAAGGCCTCCAAGACCAAGATCCTTAATGATATGCGTGCCGAGCAGAAGGCACTTCTCGAGGAAAAGCAGGAGGAACTCGACGAAGAGATCCGCCGTATAAAGAAGCGTGCGAAGAAGTCCTCCGAAGAGGATGCCGCCGAGGAACTCGATAAGATCAGAAGAAGGCTCAGGGCAGGTGTCCGTGACTTACGATCCGATGACGAGGACGATAAGCTCGAAGCGGTATCGCTTCCCGGCGAAGCACCGAAGTCCGTAAAGGAAGGCGAGCAGTATTTCGTGCCTCACTTAAACTTCGTGGGAACGGTCACTGCGGCACCCAACGGAAGAAATAAGAAGGTCAGGATCTCATCGGGCATAATGACGTATACGGTAGAACTCGAGCAGCTTCGTATGCCTACGGCTGCTCAGAAGGAAAAGCCTGCCGAGGATAAAGGTAAGACAAGGCGTGACCGCCCCGTTGCTTATAAGGCTAGTTCTGCCAATAAGATGAGGATGGAGAAGTCCCAGACAGTGATGCCTGAAGTCATGCTCCTCGGAAAGACGGTCGCGGAAGCGGAGAGCGCACTCGATACTTATATCGACGACTGTCAGCTTGCGGGTATCCGTGAGATCAGGATCGTACACGGTAAGGGAACGGGTGCATTAAGGAGCGCGGTCGATACGATGCTTCGTGGCGACGTCAGGGTAAAGAGTCACAGGCTCGGAACCATAGGCGAAGGTGATGACGGCGTAACGATCGCTACACTCAACTAA
- a CDS encoding cation:H+ antiporter, producing the protein MNNIFVLLIILAAGFVALIKGADIFVDGSSSLAKNLKVPSLIIGLTIVALGTSAPELAVSTSAAIQKSNEIALSNVIGSNLFNLLVVAGICAVISPLPVDRSVVRRDMPFSAVCTILLLIASCFSVFTGGSNVFANADFSINIGLVSRIIGLVLLIAFIGYIAVLIKTAGKNKDEESEETKRTLRKCILLIIIGIILIVAGGQAVVYSAKAIARIAGMTETLIGLTVVALGTSLPELVTSIVAARKGETELAVGNVVGSNIFNLLLILGVSSLVNPVAVNLASLCDMVILILVSVLVFIFMLVSKKITRLQGLLMVVLYIADVVFAFFR; encoded by the coding sequence ATGAATAACATATTTGTACTACTGATCATCCTGGCGGCAGGTTTTGTCGCTCTCATAAAAGGCGCCGATATCTTTGTAGACGGCAGTTCGTCACTTGCCAAGAATCTCAAGGTGCCGAGTCTTATCATCGGTCTTACCATAGTCGCTCTCGGAACCAGTGCTCCGGAACTGGCCGTAAGTACATCAGCAGCTATCCAGAAGTCCAATGAGATCGCCTTGAGTAACGTCATAGGTTCTAATCTCTTTAACCTTCTCGTCGTGGCCGGAATATGTGCCGTGATAAGCCCGCTTCCCGTTGACAGATCGGTAGTAAGAAGAGACATGCCGTTTTCTGCCGTATGCACGATCCTTCTTCTTATTGCATCGTGTTTCTCTGTATTTACAGGAGGAAGCAACGTATTTGCGAATGCGGATTTCAGTATCAATATCGGTCTTGTATCACGTATCATCGGACTTGTGCTCCTGATCGCTTTTATCGGATATATCGCAGTCCTTATAAAGACTGCCGGCAAGAATAAGGATGAGGAATCTGAAGAAACAAAAAGAACCCTCAGGAAGTGTATTCTTCTCATAATCATCGGAATAATCCTCATAGTCGCAGGCGGACAGGCGGTCGTATACAGCGCCAAGGCGATCGCAAGGATCGCCGGTATGACCGAGACGCTTATCGGACTTACGGTAGTAGCTCTCGGAACGTCACTTCCAGAGCTCGTAACTTCGATCGTTGCCGCACGCAAGGGTGAGACTGAGCTCGCCGTCGGTAATGTCGTAGGATCCAATATCTTTAATCTTCTGCTGATCCTCGGAGTATCATCTCTCGTAAATCCGGTAGCCGTTAATCTGGCTTCTCTTTGCGACATGGTGATACTGATCCTCGTATCGGTACTAGTATTTATATTCATGTTGGTAAGCAAGAAGATCACAAGGCTTCAGGGTCTGCTCATGGTAGTGCTCTATATCGCCGATGTGGTATTTGCTTTCTTCAGATGA
- a CDS encoding putative two-component system response regulator — translation MLVYYEIMLILSILLSGVYVFIWHKHFDVHITLSFLLLPIGNLAYVIVARAADLEAALVGVKLIYLVASFSVLFIVLAAFNLCHMKVKRSVRLLLVTITLLVYSSTLTIGKSKLFYKTAALTTRNGISIVTDKEYGFMHTIYYIMLIAYFAVCLFVLIYGSRKKTEVSRKILLMVLFPLSASIIAFFVGRSVADTLELMPAAYVLDQFFYILIAYNVTLYDIEDSGVDSILERGETGFVSFDFKFRYLGSNETARKFLPVLNDLCVDKPVKDVPELKNNVYKWLSLYKNNDSRNCFHYDSPDGKRVYQIDISYLYDGRRRRGYQFYVTDDTGDMEYIALLDKFNSTLERQVREKTEKIVSMHDKLIVSMASMVESRDNSTGGHINRTSEGVRILVDEMRHCDHHQHTLSDSFCEKVVKAAPMHDLGKIAVDDAILRKPGRFTPEEFEQMKKHAAEGARIVDQILKDTDDDEFHRIAVNVAHYHHERWDGSGYPEKLAGEQIPLEARIMAIADVYDALVSKRVYKESMPFDKADEIIMEGMGSQFDPGLKECYCAARPKLEEYYRNKIK, via the coding sequence ATGTTGGTCTATTACGAGATAATGCTCATATTGTCGATACTGCTGTCGGGTGTCTATGTCTTTATTTGGCATAAGCATTTCGATGTTCATATCACGTTGAGTTTTCTGCTCCTTCCGATCGGTAATCTGGCATATGTCATCGTTGCACGCGCAGCTGATCTCGAAGCGGCGCTCGTCGGAGTTAAGCTTATCTATCTCGTGGCATCATTCTCGGTGCTCTTCATCGTCCTGGCGGCTTTCAATCTGTGCCACATGAAAGTAAAGCGCAGCGTGAGACTTCTCCTCGTAACGATCACTCTTCTTGTGTATTCTTCTACGCTTACGATCGGTAAGTCTAAGCTGTTCTATAAGACTGCTGCTCTTACGACCCGTAACGGCATTTCGATCGTGACGGACAAAGAATACGGCTTCATGCATACGATCTACTACATCATGCTCATTGCGTATTTTGCCGTGTGCCTGTTTGTCCTGATCTACGGCAGCAGGAAGAAGACGGAAGTATCCCGTAAGATCCTCCTGATGGTGCTTTTTCCTCTTTCGGCTTCGATCATTGCGTTCTTTGTCGGCAGGTCCGTAGCGGATACGTTGGAGCTCATGCCTGCGGCCTATGTTCTCGACCAGTTCTTCTATATACTGATCGCCTACAACGTTACTCTTTACGATATTGAGGATTCGGGTGTTGATTCGATCCTGGAGCGTGGCGAGACGGGATTTGTATCTTTCGACTTTAAGTTCAGGTATCTGGGAAGTAACGAGACGGCACGAAAGTTCCTGCCGGTACTAAATGACCTTTGTGTTGATAAGCCCGTCAAGGATGTTCCCGAGCTCAAGAATAATGTCTATAAGTGGCTCAGCCTTTATAAGAATAACGATTCCCGTAACTGTTTCCACTACGACAGTCCCGACGGCAAGCGCGTATACCAGATAGATATCAGTTACCTCTATGACGGCAGGAGAAGGAGAGGGTACCAGTTCTATGTCACGGACGATACGGGCGATATGGAATATATCGCGCTCCTCGATAAGTTCAACAGTACTCTCGAAAGGCAGGTCAGGGAAAAGACCGAGAAGATCGTAAGTATGCACGACAAGCTGATCGTCAGCATGGCGTCGATGGTTGAAAGTCGCGACAACTCGACGGGAGGTCATATCAACAGAACGAGCGAAGGCGTAAGGATCCTCGTAGATGAGATGCGTCACTGCGATCACCATCAACATACTCTTTCCGATTCGTTCTGCGAAAAGGTAGTAAAGGCCGCGCCTATGCATGACTTAGGTAAGATCGCCGTAGATGATGCCATCCTTCGAAAGCCGGGCAGGTTCACTCCCGAGGAGTTCGAGCAGATGAAGAAGCACGCGGCGGAAGGTGCGAGGATCGTCGATCAGATCCTTAAGGATACCGACGATGACGAATTCCATCGTATAGCGGTCAATGTCGCCCATTACCATCACGAGCGATGGGACGGCTCCGGGTATCCCGAGAAGCTCGCGGGTGAGCAGATCCCGCTCGAGGCCAGGATAATGGCGATAGCAGACGTTTATGATGCACTCGTAAGTAAGCGCGTCTATAAGGAGAGCATGCCTTTTGATAAGGCAGACGAGATCATAATGGAGGGCATGGGATCGCAGTTCGACCCGGGCCTTAAGGAATGCTACTGCGCGGCAAGGCCGAAGCTCGAGGAATATTATCGCAACAAGATCAAATGA